In a single window of the Saccharothrix australiensis genome:
- the htpG gene encoding molecular chaperone HtpG gives MKVETLEFQSEARQLLQLMIHSIYSNKDTFLRELVSNASDALDKLRLETFRDKDLVADTSDLHIAIEVDRDRRTLTVRDNGIGMTRDDVVSLIGTIAKSGTAEFLQKLAETKDAAASQDLIGQFGIGFYSTFMVADKVTLVTRHPRAEGVRWESTGEGTYTIEDVPDAPQGTAVTLHLKPADEEDRLADYTSTAKITEIVKRYADFITWPIRMATEDGAEPTVINSRKALWARPSSEVTEDEYAEFYRHVSHDWNKPLETIRMQAEGTFEYQALLFIPAQAPLDLFMRERKRGVQLYVKRVFIMDDCEELMPEYLRFVKGVVDAQDLSLNVSREILQQDRQIQLMRKRLVKKVLSTVKSLMTDKPESYATFWREFGAAVKEGLLSDPENRDAILAIASFDSTDDAERQTTLAQYVERMKEDQQDIYYMTGDSRAKVEHSPHLEALRAKGFEVLILTDPIDEMWVDAVSGFEGKQFRSVAKGQVDLESEEEKAEAEDRRKDFADFLAWMTTTLAERVKEVRLSTRLTTSPACVVGDAHDLTPTLEKMYRAMGQELPPVKRILELNPNHPLVAGLRAAFDEREDRTALAETAELVHGMALLAEGGDLPDASRFVRVLSDHLQRGL, from the coding sequence ATGAAGGTGGAGACGCTCGAGTTCCAGTCCGAGGCGCGTCAGCTGCTACAGCTGATGATCCACTCGATCTACTCGAACAAGGACACGTTCCTGCGCGAACTGGTTTCCAACGCCTCGGACGCGCTGGACAAGCTGAGGCTGGAGACGTTCCGCGACAAGGACCTGGTGGCGGACACCTCGGACCTGCACATCGCCATCGAGGTCGACCGCGACCGCCGCACGCTGACCGTCCGGGACAACGGCATCGGCATGACGCGCGACGACGTCGTCAGCCTGATCGGCACGATCGCGAAGTCCGGCACGGCCGAGTTCCTCCAGAAGTTGGCGGAGACCAAGGACGCCGCCGCGTCGCAGGACCTCATCGGCCAGTTCGGCATCGGCTTCTACTCCACGTTCATGGTCGCGGACAAGGTCACGCTCGTGACGCGCCACCCGCGGGCCGAGGGCGTCCGCTGGGAGTCCACCGGCGAGGGCACCTACACCATCGAGGACGTCCCCGACGCGCCGCAGGGCACCGCCGTCACCCTGCACCTGAAGCCGGCCGACGAGGAGGACCGCCTCGCCGACTACACGTCGACCGCGAAGATCACCGAGATCGTGAAGCGGTACGCCGACTTCATCACCTGGCCGATCCGGATGGCGACCGAGGACGGCGCCGAGCCCACCGTGATCAACTCGCGCAAGGCGCTGTGGGCCCGGCCGTCGAGCGAGGTCACGGAGGACGAGTACGCCGAGTTCTACCGGCACGTCAGCCACGACTGGAACAAGCCGCTGGAAACCATCCGCATGCAGGCGGAGGGCACGTTCGAGTACCAGGCGCTGCTGTTCATCCCGGCGCAGGCGCCGCTCGACCTGTTCATGCGCGAGCGCAAGCGCGGCGTGCAGCTCTACGTCAAGCGCGTCTTCATCATGGACGACTGCGAAGAGCTGATGCCGGAGTACCTGCGGTTCGTCAAGGGCGTGGTCGACGCCCAGGACCTGTCGCTGAACGTGTCGCGCGAGATCCTCCAGCAGGACCGCCAGATCCAGCTCATGCGCAAGCGGCTGGTGAAGAAGGTGCTGTCGACGGTCAAGTCCCTGATGACCGACAAGCCCGAGTCCTACGCCACCTTCTGGCGCGAGTTCGGCGCCGCGGTGAAGGAGGGCCTGCTCAGCGACCCGGAGAACCGCGACGCCATCCTCGCCATCGCCTCCTTCGACTCGACCGACGACGCCGAGCGCCAGACCACGCTCGCGCAGTACGTCGAGCGGATGAAGGAGGACCAGCAGGACATCTACTACATGACCGGCGACTCGCGGGCCAAGGTGGAGCACTCGCCGCACCTGGAGGCGCTGCGCGCCAAGGGCTTCGAGGTGCTGATCCTCACCGACCCGATCGACGAGATGTGGGTCGACGCGGTGTCCGGCTTCGAGGGCAAGCAGTTCCGGTCGGTCGCCAAGGGCCAGGTCGACCTGGAGAGCGAGGAGGAGAAGGCCGAGGCGGAGGACCGCCGGAAGGACTTCGCCGACTTCCTGGCCTGGATGACCACGACGCTCGCCGAGCGGGTCAAGGAGGTCCGCCTGTCGACGCGCCTGACGACCTCGCCCGCGTGCGTGGTCGGCGACGCGCACGACCTGACCCCGACGCTGGAGAAGATGTACCGGGCGATGGGCCAGGAACTGCCGCCGGTCAAGCGCATCCTGGAGCTGAACCCGAACCACCCGCTGGTGGCGGGGCTGCGCGCGGCGTTCGACGAGCGGGAGGACCGCACCGCCCTGGCGGAGACCGCCGAGCTGGTGCACGGCATGGCGCTGTTGGCCGAGGGCGGCGACCTGCCGGACGCCTCGCGGTTCGTGCGCGTGCTGTCCGACCACCTCCAGCGGGGCTTGTGA
- a CDS encoding TetR/AcrR family transcriptional regulator — protein sequence MPKVIDHDERREHIIDVTWGLIVRGGLEAATMREIATAAGFANGALKRYFPSKDALVEATFDRALSMVHAHVSGASADRSGLEALRAICYGAMPLDAKRVTAARVLLVFWQMSLANKRLHDRYLEHLRTWRGLMHEHIRRAREDGEIRTSTPDEQLVDEIVLMNAGANVMSLVGPRYSTGKLRKQHLDTFFERITRP from the coding sequence ATGCCCAAGGTCATCGACCACGACGAACGTCGCGAGCACATCATCGACGTGACGTGGGGCCTCATCGTGCGCGGCGGCCTGGAAGCCGCCACGATGCGCGAGATCGCCACCGCCGCGGGCTTCGCCAACGGCGCGCTGAAGCGGTACTTCCCCAGCAAGGACGCCTTGGTGGAGGCCACTTTCGACCGCGCGCTGTCCATGGTGCACGCGCACGTCTCCGGCGCGAGCGCCGACCGCTCCGGCCTGGAGGCGTTGCGCGCCATCTGCTACGGCGCGATGCCGCTGGACGCCAAGCGGGTGACGGCGGCGCGGGTGCTGCTGGTGTTCTGGCAGATGTCGTTGGCCAACAAGCGGCTGCACGACCGGTACCTGGAGCACCTGCGGACCTGGCGCGGCCTGATGCACGAGCACATCCGGCGCGCGCGGGAGGACGGCGAGATCCGCACGTCGACGCCGGACGAGCAGCTCGTGGACGAGATCGTGCTGATGAACGCCGGTGCGAACGTCATGAGCCTGGTGGGCCCGCGCTACTCCACCGGCAAGCTGCGCAAGCAGCACCTGGACACGTTCTTCGAGCGCATCACGCGACCCTGA
- a CDS encoding TetR/AcrR family transcriptional regulator, with translation MGRGRVTREDWIMAALRALARGGVAAVAVDVLAGELGITRGSFYWHFKDREALLVAAVELWEQRTTDDLIARLATVDDPRDKLREGFRSALGAEAVAGLEPSLLAHVDHPVITPVVERVIERRIAFLAEVYAELGLTPAVARRQAVVAYAAYLGWADLRRSASAVVPEVAPDGPRGQAAMKHLVEQLIPLP, from the coding sequence ATGGGCAGGGGACGGGTCACTCGTGAGGACTGGATCATGGCGGCGCTGCGGGCGTTGGCTCGTGGAGGGGTGGCGGCCGTCGCCGTCGACGTGCTCGCCGGCGAGCTGGGCATCACCCGCGGCAGCTTCTACTGGCACTTCAAGGACCGGGAGGCGTTGCTGGTGGCCGCCGTGGAGTTGTGGGAGCAGCGGACCACGGACGACCTCATCGCCCGGCTGGCGACCGTCGACGACCCGCGCGACAAGTTGCGCGAGGGGTTCCGGTCGGCGCTCGGCGCGGAGGCCGTGGCCGGTCTGGAGCCCTCACTCCTGGCCCACGTCGACCACCCCGTGATCACCCCCGTGGTCGAGCGCGTGATCGAGCGGCGCATCGCGTTCCTCGCCGAGGTCTACGCCGAACTGGGCCTGACGCCCGCGGTGGCGCGCCGGCAGGCCGTCGTCGCCTACGCCGCCTACCTCGGGTGGGCCGACCTCCGCCGCTCCGCCTCGGCGGTGGTGCCCGAGGTCGCGCCGGACGGCCCACGCGGCCAGGCGGCCATGAAGCACCTGGTCGAGCAGCTGATCCCCCTCCCCTAG
- a CDS encoding LIC_13387 family protein gives MADERGPAMQRRVLTTFRIGAWSWVVTGVGHLALTAVAALGPGDPGEAGAVAAMRGYRPEIPGVRRSLYDLDQGMSLVMAVALIFGGLVCAHVARSAPDLVTRSRRLRTLALLASLAALGVSLWLLPAPPIALFTIATVTFAWSSATTTPPSPATTTPPSPATTNHPSPATS, from the coding sequence ATGGCAGACGAGAGGGGGCCCGCCATGCAGCGGCGGGTGTTGACGACGTTCCGGATCGGGGCTTGGTCGTGGGTGGTCACCGGCGTGGGCCACCTGGCGCTCACGGCCGTGGCGGCACTGGGGCCCGGGGACCCCGGTGAGGCCGGCGCCGTCGCCGCGATGCGGGGCTACCGCCCGGAGATCCCCGGGGTGCGGCGCAGCCTGTACGACCTCGACCAGGGCATGTCGCTGGTCATGGCCGTGGCGCTGATCTTCGGCGGCCTGGTGTGCGCGCACGTGGCCCGCTCCGCGCCGGACCTGGTCACGCGATCACGCCGGCTGCGCACCCTCGCCCTGCTCGCCTCGCTGGCGGCACTGGGCGTGTCCCTGTGGCTGCTACCCGCGCCACCCATCGCCCTGTTCACCATCGCCACCGTCACCTTCGCCTGGTCATCAGCCACCACCACTCCCCCGAGCCCAGCCACCACCACTCCCCCGAGCCCAGCCACCACCAACCACCCAAGCCCAGCCACCAGTTAG
- a CDS encoding aldo/keto reductase: protein MGEAPRVPVRQLGPGGPQVPVFGLGSWNTWDRMDFGDAVTLLWRAVDAGVTLFDVAHYNMGPHAEQARTDIIFGEAVRAAGIAREDYHLCGKLWLWEYPAAGFEQQLTTSLDRIGVDKADSVVVGDYMSPPDIPSIVTDVAEQIRAGRFDVWGVNNWIAADLAEALAFAEREGMPAPVFAQLKYSIARRSMAEGEYYGGHFAAGRLALQASDVFEGGILAGRKFPERKIGADPGGIRDAIRETADRVAEVAARHDATAAQVALAFCLANPAVANVLFGVSRLSQLEDNLGALRLAAEHGAELRAELDPLWTDRAVDPDGSW, encoded by the coding sequence ATGGGCGAGGCACCCCGCGTCCCGGTCCGGCAGCTCGGGCCAGGCGGCCCGCAGGTTCCGGTGTTCGGGCTCGGCTCGTGGAACACGTGGGACCGGATGGACTTCGGCGACGCCGTGACCCTGCTGTGGCGCGCCGTCGACGCCGGGGTGACGCTGTTCGACGTCGCGCACTACAACATGGGCCCGCACGCCGAGCAGGCGCGCACCGACATCATCTTCGGCGAGGCGGTGCGCGCGGCGGGGATCGCCCGCGAGGACTACCACCTGTGCGGGAAGCTGTGGCTCTGGGAGTACCCGGCGGCCGGTTTCGAGCAGCAGCTCACGACCTCGCTGGACCGCATCGGGGTCGACAAGGCCGACAGCGTGGTGGTCGGCGACTACATGTCGCCGCCGGACATCCCGTCGATCGTGACCGACGTCGCCGAGCAGATCCGCGCCGGCCGGTTCGACGTGTGGGGCGTGAACAACTGGATCGCCGCCGACCTCGCGGAGGCGTTGGCGTTCGCCGAGCGCGAGGGCATGCCGGCGCCGGTCTTCGCGCAGCTGAAGTACAGCATCGCGCGCCGCAGCATGGCCGAGGGCGAGTACTACGGCGGCCACTTCGCCGCCGGTCGGCTGGCGTTGCAGGCGTCGGACGTGTTCGAGGGCGGCATCCTCGCCGGCCGCAAGTTCCCGGAGCGCAAGATCGGCGCGGACCCCGGCGGCATCCGCGACGCGATCCGGGAGACCGCGGACCGGGTCGCCGAGGTGGCCGCCCGCCACGACGCGACGGCCGCCCAGGTCGCCCTCGCCTTCTGCCTGGCCAACCCCGCCGTCGCCAACGTCCTGTTCGGTGTCAGCCGGCTGTCCCAGCTGGAGGACAACCTCGGCGCGCTGCGGCTGGCCGCGGAGCACGGCGCGGAGCTGCGCGCGGAACTCGATCCACTGTGGACGGACCGCGCGGTCGACCCCGACGGCTCCTGGTGA
- a CDS encoding alpha/beta hydrolase — MPLDPAVAALLSATAAPPADAPARTPAEIRAAFAAGVVVPDDLPEVRSVTDLAVPGPAGDLRVRLHLPGAAGPVPLLLWMHGGGWTLGDIEENEVANRRVCRDAGVAVASVEYRLAPEHPYPAAPDDCYAVLSWLVANGSRHGVDASRVAVGGEGAGGNLATVLALLSRDRGGPRLSAQVLVCPVTAHPDDEGLASYVDCAEGYGTSAESMRFFFRQYPSSPDDLADPYLLPSRAPDLTGLPPALVLTAEYDVLRSEGERYAERLAKAGVPTTLKRYDGQIHGFYGRYTDLPASAVSHSDVVAFLGSVL; from the coding sequence ATGCCGCTCGATCCCGCGGTCGCCGCGCTGCTGTCGGCGACCGCCGCGCCGCCCGCTGACGCGCCCGCCCGGACGCCCGCCGAGATCCGCGCCGCGTTCGCGGCGGGCGTCGTCGTGCCCGACGACCTGCCCGAGGTGCGCTCCGTCACGGACCTGGCCGTGCCGGGCCCGGCGGGCGACCTGCGGGTCCGGCTCCACCTGCCGGGGGCGGCCGGGCCGGTGCCGCTGCTGCTCTGGATGCACGGCGGGGGCTGGACCCTGGGCGACATCGAGGAGAACGAGGTCGCCAACCGCCGGGTCTGCCGCGACGCGGGTGTCGCGGTGGCGTCGGTGGAGTACCGGCTCGCGCCCGAGCACCCGTACCCGGCCGCGCCGGACGACTGCTACGCGGTGCTGTCCTGGTTGGTGGCCAACGGTTCCCGGCACGGCGTCGACGCCTCGCGCGTCGCGGTGGGCGGGGAGGGCGCGGGCGGCAACCTGGCGACCGTGCTCGCGCTGCTCAGCCGGGACCGGGGCGGGCCCCGGCTGTCGGCGCAGGTGCTGGTCTGCCCGGTCACGGCGCACCCCGACGACGAGGGGCTGGCGTCCTACGTGGACTGCGCCGAGGGGTACGGCACGTCGGCGGAGTCGATGCGGTTCTTCTTCCGGCAGTACCCTTCCTCGCCGGACGACCTGGCCGACCCGTACCTGCTGCCCTCGCGCGCGCCCGACCTCACGGGCCTGCCGCCCGCGCTGGTGCTGACGGCCGAGTACGACGTGCTGCGCAGCGAGGGGGAGCGGTACGCCGAGCGCCTGGCGAAGGCGGGCGTGCCGACGACGCTCAAGCGGTACGACGGGCAGATCCACGGCTTCTACGGCCGGTACACGGACCTGCCGGCCTCGGCGGTGTCCCACTCGGACGTCGTCGCGTTCCTCGGCTCCGTCCTCTGA
- a CDS encoding CDGSH iron-sulfur domain-containing protein, protein MPTPSEDRRRITPVPGGPLLVEGPVEIVQEDGTTVTSDRFVVAVCVCRRSKRYPWCDTSHRKRRR, encoded by the coding sequence GTGCCGACGCCGAGTGAGGACCGCCGCCGGATCACCCCGGTGCCCGGCGGCCCGCTGCTGGTCGAGGGACCGGTGGAGATCGTCCAAGAGGACGGGACGACCGTCACCTCCGACCGGTTCGTGGTCGCGGTGTGCGTGTGCCGGCGCAGCAAGCGCTACCCGTGGTGCGACACGAGCCACCGCAAGCGCCGACGCTGA
- a CDS encoding amidohydrolase: MTPPKTADLVLTGGTVLTFDGEDREATALAVADGTVVAVGDVDHVTGPDTRVVDLRGRAVLPGINDSHLHGAWLGAIWPTTILGGGMGGGMGGDTHDGGTHGDTDGPGAPLLADAEARRAAILRTGRIIAPLGITSYTEPGLGPGEDAGRTGCFSSAVLDEYAALADEGLLTARVTVLRLFGELDGPSTLADFERGLGAPLPSTDPRRVNVTGVKIFADGIPPMRSAWTHRCYADGTSGHLLVDGAQDAEREANLHRMIDLAHRAGAQIGVHATGDRSIEAVVTAMADAIAAHGPAGRHYLIHGDLVSPEVLARLPGLGIGLNTQPGIAAATGPWLAAALGDEALRDAWPLRRAFEHGVPVCLSSDAPVIEPDWRRWIAAAAEWMGADPSPALMRRLLRAYTVNPARQDGAEAWKGSIEVGKVADLCVLEANPLDLAPADLPHVAVSMTVLDGRTVFEA; the protein is encoded by the coding sequence GTGACCCCACCCAAGACCGCCGACCTGGTGCTGACCGGCGGCACGGTGCTGACCTTCGACGGCGAGGACCGCGAGGCCACCGCGCTGGCCGTCGCGGACGGCACGGTGGTCGCCGTCGGCGACGTCGACCACGTCACCGGGCCCGACACCCGCGTGGTCGACCTGCGCGGGCGCGCGGTGCTGCCGGGCATCAACGACTCCCACCTGCACGGCGCGTGGCTGGGCGCCATCTGGCCGACCACCATCCTCGGCGGCGGCATGGGCGGCGGCATGGGCGGCGACACCCACGACGGCGGAACCCACGGCGACACCGACGGCCCCGGCGCGCCGCTGCTCGCCGACGCCGAGGCGCGCCGCGCCGCCATCCTCCGCACCGGCCGCATCATCGCCCCGCTCGGCATCACCAGCTACACCGAACCCGGCCTCGGACCCGGCGAGGACGCCGGCCGCACCGGCTGCTTCTCCAGCGCCGTCCTCGACGAGTACGCCGCGCTCGCCGACGAGGGGCTGCTCACCGCGCGCGTCACCGTGCTGCGCCTGTTCGGCGAACTCGACGGACCCAGCACGCTGGCCGACTTCGAACGCGGCCTCGGCGCGCCCCTCCCGAGCACCGACCCGCGCCGGGTCAACGTCACCGGCGTCAAGATCTTCGCCGACGGCATCCCGCCCATGCGCTCCGCCTGGACCCACCGCTGCTACGCCGACGGCACCTCCGGCCACCTGCTCGTCGACGGCGCGCAGGACGCCGAGCGCGAAGCCAACCTCCACCGCATGATCGACCTCGCCCACCGCGCGGGCGCGCAGATCGGCGTGCACGCCACCGGCGACCGCTCCATCGAGGCCGTCGTCACCGCGATGGCCGACGCGATCGCCGCCCACGGCCCGGCGGGCAGGCACTACCTCATCCACGGCGACCTCGTGTCACCCGAGGTGCTGGCCCGGCTGCCCGGACTGGGCATCGGCCTGAACACCCAACCCGGCATCGCCGCCGCCACCGGCCCGTGGCTGGCCGCCGCGCTCGGCGACGAGGCGCTGCGCGACGCGTGGCCGCTGCGGAGGGCGTTCGAGCACGGCGTGCCGGTGTGCCTCAGCTCCGACGCGCCGGTCATCGAACCCGACTGGCGGCGCTGGATCGCCGCCGCCGCCGAGTGGATGGGCGCCGACCCGAGCCCGGCCCTGATGCGCCGGCTGCTGCGCGCCTACACCGTCAACCCGGCCAGGCAGGACGGGGCCGAGGCGTGGAAGGGCTCCATCGAGGTCGGCAAGGTCGCCGACCTGTGCGTCCTGGAGGCCAACCCGCTCGACCTCGCGCCCGCCGACCTGCCGCACGTGGCCGTCTCGATGACCGTCCTGGACGGCCGGACCGTGTTCGAGGCATGA
- a CDS encoding amidohydrolase family protein, producing the protein MAPQDLSRRDLLLRSGQVAAALGVAGAAGVAGATAAHADRPDRRVRLREGTNISVALSPDGKWLATDLVTAIWVLPAEGGAARRLTDDLQDATLPSWSPDGRSIVFQSYRDGNFHLYLVDAAGGEPRRLTSGRYDHREPVFSPDGTRIAFTGDRGGAYWVWLLDVASGEVTALTGGSDEAAAPRWSADGQRIVFTANETAVDVVTVATGERVRLVTAPADGRVHGAAFGPGGTPSYTLVRGARADLVLGDRPLTEGEDVFGFAATWIGGTALYTADGRIRRRDAEGVTRDIPFEAVVPVAAPVPPRRRPDPTTGPAPVHGIAGPVVSPDGGLIAFRALNAVHLVPITGGRPRKLTDGAYFDSDPDFSPDGRSIVYSSDRTGTPALWLRDLATGEERVLSPSPGSQTTPRFAPDGRRIAYVDQDGAVWVLDVTTGDHRQVTPTLFQPGRPTWSADGNVLALAAVKPFSRRFREGTSQVLTVDLTSGELRYTEPLPFRSIATRGDDGPVWSPDGRHLAFVVESVAWVVAVDASGRFLGDPRQVTREVTDSLAWRGPDELVHLCNGRLRRVALDGGGARTIRLDFTWRRPKAPRRTIVHAGAAWDGESDRVRHDVDIVVEEGRVREIRPHRASAGDRVVDARDLFALPGLIDAHNHWHLRGRHWGARQGRVWLAYGITTTRSPGDPVYQMVETREALASGALVGPRLFGTGEAIDGSRVYYNFMRPTLSREQLDLELKRALELDYDLVKTYVRLPVELQRETVSAAHRARLRLTSHYLYPAANLGMDGMEHVGATNRLGYSHTVSRTGRSYQDVVELFGKSGMSVTPTLFQSRALYADDKSLVEDERTRVLFPPWEYQRYAEDANGAGKPGSPWSRDVLAGWVDMVLRVHRAGGLVICGTDAPLDAVATSTHQNLRAMVAFGFTPLEALTTATRNPAVWLGMEGRLGTLRPGAHADLSLVAGDPLTDIRAAAAVRKVLVGGVVHEVDDLLAPFRSTQATTRRAPLPPLASAAHDHEHWWHEPEWSEHVCCI; encoded by the coding sequence ATGGCACCGCAGGATTTGTCGCGCCGGGATCTGTTGCTGCGCAGCGGCCAGGTGGCCGCCGCGCTGGGTGTGGCGGGAGCGGCGGGTGTGGCGGGAGCGACCGCCGCGCACGCCGACCGGCCCGACCGGCGGGTGCGGCTGCGCGAGGGCACGAACATCTCCGTCGCGCTGTCGCCGGACGGCAAGTGGCTCGCGACGGACCTGGTCACCGCCATCTGGGTGCTGCCTGCCGAGGGTGGCGCGGCACGCAGGCTGACCGACGACCTCCAGGACGCCACGCTGCCGTCGTGGTCGCCCGACGGGCGTTCGATCGTGTTCCAGTCCTACCGGGACGGCAACTTCCACCTCTACCTCGTCGACGCGGCGGGCGGCGAGCCGCGCCGGTTGACCAGCGGCCGGTACGACCACCGCGAGCCGGTGTTCTCGCCGGACGGCACGCGCATCGCGTTCACCGGCGACCGCGGCGGCGCGTACTGGGTCTGGCTGCTCGACGTCGCGTCCGGCGAGGTCACCGCCCTCACCGGCGGGTCGGACGAGGCCGCCGCGCCGCGCTGGTCCGCGGACGGGCAGCGGATCGTCTTCACCGCCAACGAGACCGCCGTGGACGTGGTCACGGTCGCGACCGGCGAGCGGGTCCGGCTGGTGACCGCGCCCGCCGACGGCCGCGTCCACGGCGCGGCGTTCGGACCGGGCGGCACGCCCAGCTACACCCTCGTCCGAGGCGCCCGCGCCGACCTCGTGCTCGGCGACCGCCCGCTGACCGAGGGCGAGGACGTCTTCGGGTTCGCCGCCACGTGGATCGGCGGCACGGCCCTCTACACCGCGGACGGGCGCATCCGCCGGCGGGATGCCGAAGGCGTGACGCGCGACATCCCGTTCGAGGCCGTCGTGCCGGTCGCCGCGCCCGTGCCGCCCCGACGCCGCCCCGACCCGACCACCGGGCCCGCGCCGGTGCACGGCATCGCCGGGCCGGTCGTGTCGCCGGACGGCGGGCTGATCGCGTTCCGCGCGCTCAACGCCGTCCACCTCGTGCCGATCACGGGCGGCCGGCCGCGCAAGCTCACCGACGGCGCGTACTTCGACTCCGACCCGGACTTCTCCCCGGACGGGCGGTCGATCGTGTACTCCAGCGACCGCACCGGCACGCCCGCGCTGTGGCTGCGCGACCTGGCCACGGGGGAGGAGCGGGTGCTGAGCCCGTCGCCCGGCTCGCAGACGACACCGCGGTTCGCGCCCGACGGCCGGCGGATCGCCTACGTCGACCAGGACGGCGCGGTGTGGGTGCTCGACGTGACGACGGGCGACCACCGGCAGGTGACGCCGACGCTGTTCCAGCCGGGTCGCCCCACCTGGTCGGCCGACGGCAACGTCCTCGCGCTGGCCGCCGTCAAGCCGTTCTCCCGCCGGTTCCGCGAGGGCACCAGCCAGGTCCTCACCGTCGACCTGACCAGCGGCGAGCTGCGCTACACCGAGCCGCTGCCGTTCCGCTCGATCGCGACCAGGGGCGACGACGGGCCGGTCTGGTCGCCGGACGGGCGGCACCTGGCGTTCGTGGTGGAGAGCGTCGCCTGGGTCGTCGCGGTCGACGCGTCCGGCCGGTTCCTCGGCGACCCGCGCCAGGTGACCCGCGAGGTCACCGACTCCCTGGCGTGGCGCGGCCCGGACGAGCTGGTCCACCTGTGCAACGGCAGGTTGCGCCGGGTCGCGCTGGACGGCGGCGGCGCCCGGACGATCCGCCTCGACTTCACCTGGCGCAGGCCGAAGGCGCCGCGGCGCACGATCGTCCACGCGGGCGCGGCGTGGGACGGCGAGTCCGACCGCGTGCGGCACGACGTCGACATCGTCGTGGAGGAGGGCCGGGTCCGCGAGATCCGGCCGCACCGGGCGTCGGCGGGTGACCGGGTGGTCGACGCGCGCGACCTGTTCGCCCTGCCGGGGCTGATCGACGCGCACAACCACTGGCACCTGCGCGGCAGGCACTGGGGCGCGCGGCAGGGCCGGGTGTGGCTGGCCTACGGCATCACGACCACGCGCTCACCGGGCGACCCGGTCTACCAGATGGTCGAGACGAGGGAGGCGCTGGCGTCCGGCGCCCTGGTGGGACCGCGGCTGTTCGGCACCGGCGAGGCGATCGACGGTTCCCGCGTCTACTACAACTTCATGCGCCCCACGCTGTCGCGCGAGCAGCTCGACCTGGAGCTGAAGCGCGCGTTGGAACTCGACTACGACCTGGTCAAGACCTACGTGCGGCTGCCGGTGGAACTCCAGCGGGAGACCGTGTCGGCCGCGCACCGCGCGCGGCTGCGCCTGACGTCGCACTACCTCTACCCGGCGGCGAACCTCGGCATGGACGGCATGGAGCACGTCGGCGCGACCAACCGCCTCGGCTACTCGCACACGGTGAGCCGCACCGGGCGCTCGTACCAGGACGTCGTCGAGCTGTTCGGGAAGTCCGGCATGTCGGTGACCCCGACGCTGTTCCAGTCCCGCGCGCTGTACGCCGACGACAAGTCGCTCGTCGAGGACGAGCGCACCAGGGTCCTGTTCCCGCCGTGGGAGTACCAGCGGTACGCGGAGGACGCGAACGGCGCGGGCAAGCCGGGGTCGCCGTGGTCGCGGGACGTGCTCGCGGGCTGGGTGGACATGGTGCTGCGCGTGCACCGCGCGGGCGGGCTGGTGATCTGCGGCACCGACGCGCCGCTGGACGCCGTCGCCACCTCGACGCACCAGAACCTGCGGGCGATGGTGGCCTTCGGCTTCACGCCGCTGGAGGCGTTGACGACGGCGACCCGCAACCCGGCGGTGTGGCTGGGGATGGAGGGCAGGCTCGGGACCCTGCGACCCGGCGCGCACGCCGACCTGTCCCTCGTGGCGGGCGACCCGCTGACCGACATCCGCGCGGCGGCGGCCGTGCGGAAGGTGCTGGTCGGCGGCGTCGTGCACGAGGTGGACGACCTGCTCGCGCCGTTCCGGTCGACGCAGGCGACGACCCGCCGCGCCCCGCTGCCGCCCTTGGCGTCCGCCGCGCACGACCACGAGCACTGGTGGCACGAGCCGGAGTGGTCGGAGCACGTGTGCTGTATTTGA
- a CDS encoding HemK2/MTQ2 family protein methyltransferase gives MWLWRPPGVYRPQEDTWLVAEALAVAGVPRGARVLDACAGTGALGVAAGLAGAGEVTAVDRSRRAVLSAWFNGRVRGLPVRARRGDFGDLVGAGRFDVVLANPPYVPADDTADRGAARAWDAGPRGRSVLDRLCAVLPLLLADQGMALVVHSTMCREDVTLRQLRGAGLKASVVARRSVRFGPVLRSRLDWLRARGFVQAGQDHEELVVVRADAE, from the coding sequence ATGTGGCTGTGGAGACCGCCAGGGGTGTACCGCCCGCAGGAAGACACGTGGCTGGTGGCGGAAGCCCTCGCCGTGGCCGGCGTGCCACGCGGCGCACGGGTGCTGGACGCCTGCGCGGGCACCGGCGCGCTCGGTGTCGCGGCGGGGCTGGCCGGCGCGGGCGAGGTGACCGCCGTGGACCGGAGCCGCCGGGCCGTGCTCTCGGCCTGGTTCAACGGTCGCGTCCGCGGGCTGCCCGTGCGGGCCCGGCGCGGGGACTTCGGCGACCTGGTCGGCGCGGGCCGGTTCGACGTGGTGCTGGCCAACCCGCCGTACGTGCCGGCGGACGACACGGCCGACCGCGGCGCCGCCAGGGCGTGGGACGCCGGGCCGCGAGGGAGGTCCGTACTGGACCGGTTGTGCGCGGTGCTGCCGCTGCTGCTGGCCGACCAGGGCATGGCGCTGGTCGTGCACTCCACGATGTGCCGCGAGGACGTGACGCTGCGCCAGTTGCGCGGTGCCGGGCTCAAGGCGTCGGTGGTCGCGCGGCGGAGCGTCCGGTTCGGACCCGTGCTGCGCTCCCGCCTGGACTGGTTGCGGGCGCGCGGGTTCGTCCAGGCCGGGCAGGATCACGAGGAACTGGTGGTGGTCCGTGCCGACGCCGAGTGA